In one window of Skermanella rosea DNA:
- a CDS encoding methyl-accepting chemotaxis protein has translation MARGSATALTGGFVRGLTLRFLGSAVAYALLGIGVVGASMSVLVLLGLRRFTQDWTALVAEARLPGAESLTSTVSLMSFLVTWGSVATICTLISVGLFFLWFTRSRVVNPLMRLTGAIDQLAGGQPTVAIPYAAQQDEIGVMARAVLVLKQNTVEKLRLEAEQAALKRQSEAERRRVLGDLAGRLDESIGQVVETLSGAATALQSNAQLMLSSCDDARERSSAIASTSRTSSASVESLASAANALSDSIADIERQTGNATTIARIGMDQVAATNDVVAGLNDTVREIGQVVGMIGEIAAQTNLLALNATIESARAGMAGKGFAVVASEVKNLAGQAGRATEEVTQKIHQIQEVTGRAVATMTNVAQTIEQIGGIVTDIASAVERQSTAARTIAHNVDTASDGTRRVYSDIERVASATENSGRTADQVMSSARSVNDKARDLRATVDSFLQKLRSA, from the coding sequence ATGGCACGCGGTTCGGCTACGGCGCTTACCGGTGGTTTCGTTCGGGGTCTGACGCTGCGGTTCCTGGGATCGGCCGTCGCCTATGCCTTGCTCGGCATCGGGGTCGTCGGCGCCTCCATGTCGGTCCTCGTCCTCCTGGGGCTTCGCCGCTTCACGCAGGACTGGACGGCGCTTGTCGCCGAAGCCCGCCTTCCCGGTGCCGAGAGCCTGACGTCCACCGTCTCCCTGATGTCCTTCCTGGTGACCTGGGGAAGCGTCGCGACCATCTGCACGCTGATATCGGTCGGCCTGTTCTTCCTGTGGTTCACGCGGAGCCGGGTCGTCAACCCGCTGATGCGGCTGACCGGGGCCATCGACCAGCTTGCCGGAGGCCAGCCCACCGTCGCGATCCCCTACGCCGCCCAGCAGGACGAAATCGGCGTCATGGCGCGGGCCGTCCTCGTGCTCAAGCAGAACACGGTCGAGAAGCTCCGCCTGGAGGCCGAGCAGGCCGCCCTCAAGCGGCAGTCCGAGGCGGAGCGCCGGCGCGTGCTCGGCGATCTGGCGGGCCGCCTGGACGAGAGCATCGGCCAGGTCGTGGAGACCCTGTCCGGGGCGGCCACCGCGCTTCAATCCAACGCCCAGCTGATGCTGAGTTCCTGCGACGACGCCCGCGAGCGCTCCTCGGCCATCGCCTCGACCTCGCGGACCTCGTCCGCCAGCGTCGAAAGCCTGGCCTCGGCCGCGAACGCCCTGTCGGACAGCATCGCCGACATCGAGCGCCAGACCGGAAACGCGACCACCATCGCCCGCATCGGAATGGACCAGGTCGCCGCCACGAACGACGTGGTGGCCGGGCTGAACGACACCGTCCGGGAGATCGGCCAGGTGGTCGGCATGATCGGCGAGATCGCGGCCCAGACCAACCTGCTGGCGCTCAACGCGACGATCGAATCCGCCCGGGCCGGCATGGCGGGCAAGGGGTTCGCCGTCGTGGCGAGCGAGGTGAAGAACCTTGCCGGACAGGCCGGGCGCGCGACCGAGGAGGTGACGCAGAAGATTCACCAGATCCAGGAGGTCACCGGCAGGGCGGTCGCGACCATGACCAACGTCGCCCAGACCATCGAGCAGATCGGCGGCATCGTCACCGACATCGCGTCGGCCGTCGAGCGCCAGAGCACCGCGGCCCGAACGATCGCCCACAATGTGGATACCGCCTCCGACGGGACGCGGCGGGTCTACAGCGACATCGAGCGGGTCGCTTCGGCCACCGAGAATTCGGGCCGGACAGCCGATCAGGTGATGTCCTCGGCCCGCTCGGTGAACGACAAGGCCAGGGATCTGCGCGCGACCGTGGACAGCTTTCTGCAGAAACTGCGCAGCGCCTGA
- the grxD gene encoding Grx4 family monothiol glutaredoxin produces the protein MDNSVAERIKSDIESNDVVLYMKGTPVFPQCGFSSAVVQVLTHLGVKFKGIDVLVDPSLREGIKTFSSWPTIPQLYVKGEFVGGCDIVREMYQTGELMEMLSSKGVDVQVKA, from the coding sequence ATGGACAACTCCGTAGCAGAGCGGATCAAGAGCGACATCGAGAGCAACGACGTCGTCCTCTACATGAAGGGCACCCCGGTTTTCCCGCAGTGCGGTTTCTCGTCCGCCGTGGTCCAGGTGCTGACCCACCTGGGCGTCAAGTTCAAGGGGATCGACGTGCTGGTCGACCCGAGCCTACGGGAAGGCATCAAGACCTTCAGCAGCTGGCCGACCATCCCGCAGCTCTACGTGAAGGGCGAGTTCGTCGGCGGCTGCGACATCGTCCGCGAGATGTACCAGACCGGCGAGCTGATGGAGATGCTGAGCTCCAAGGGCGTGGACGTCCAGGTCAAGGCCTGA
- a CDS encoding BolA family protein: MAMDAALIESLIREGIPDAEVRIEDLRGDGDHYAAYVESAAFKGKTRVQQHKMVYDALQGRMGGELHALALQTSVPKDA; encoded by the coding sequence ATGGCGATGGACGCGGCTCTCATCGAGAGCTTGATCAGGGAAGGCATCCCCGATGCCGAGGTTCGCATCGAGGATCTGCGGGGCGATGGCGATCATTACGCCGCGTACGTCGAATCCGCCGCTTTCAAAGGCAAGACGCGCGTTCAGCAGCACAAGATGGTTTACGACGCCCTGCAGGGCCGCATGGGCGGGGAACTCCACGCCCTGGCCCTGCAGACCAGCGTTCCCAAGGACGCCTGA
- the purL gene encoding phosphoribosylformylglycinamidine synthase subunit PurL: MTTNARKEPEVTAELAAEHGLSPDEYQRMLEIVGRTPSFTELGIFSVMWSEHCSYKSSRVWLKKLPTKAPHVICGPGENAGVIDIGDGQAAIFKMESHNHPSFIEPYQGAATGVGGILRDVFTMGARPIANMNALRFGSPDHPKTRHLISGVVAGIGGYGNCVGVPTVGGETNFHPSYNGNILVNAMTVGLAETDRIFYSAAAGVGNPVVYVGSKTGRDGIHGATMASAEFTEDSEEKRPTVQVGDPFTEKLLIEACLELMATDAIVAIQDMGAAGLTSSSVEMADKGGLGIELDLDTVPQRETGMTPYEIMLSESQERMLIVLKPGREDLAKAIFDKWELDFAVIGRVTDSGRLVLRMHGETYCDLEVAPLVDRAPVYERPWEPTPAQADIDAAEVPLPAPATEILHRLIGSPDLASRRWIWEQYDSQVGADTVAASGGDAAVVRVHGTNKALAITTDCTPRYCFADPVRGGAQAVAEAWRNLTAVGAKPLAITDNMNFGNPQKPRIMGQFAGCIQGMADACTVLDFPVVSGNVSLYNETNGEAILPTPAIGGVGILPDASLAVSLAFKAPDQAILLVGETRGHVGQSLYLREIHGREEGSPPPVDLAAERRNGDLVRDLIRDRAVTACHDVSDGGLLVALAEMAMAGRIGAAIDLPDGVGAAGFLFGEDQGRYVVTSSDADAVIGRANAAGVPVRRLGVTGGTTLTLGAGDAISVDGLRTAHEAWLPSIMAGGAD; encoded by the coding sequence GTGACCACGAACGCCCGCAAGGAACCCGAAGTCACCGCCGAACTGGCCGCGGAGCACGGGCTTTCCCCCGACGAATACCAGCGGATGCTGGAGATCGTCGGCCGGACGCCGTCCTTCACGGAGCTGGGCATCTTCTCCGTCATGTGGTCGGAGCACTGCTCGTACAAGTCGTCGCGGGTCTGGCTGAAGAAGCTCCCGACCAAGGCGCCGCACGTCATCTGCGGGCCGGGCGAGAATGCCGGGGTGATCGACATCGGCGACGGGCAGGCCGCCATCTTCAAGATGGAGAGCCATAACCACCCGTCCTTCATCGAGCCCTACCAGGGGGCGGCCACCGGCGTCGGTGGCATCCTGCGCGACGTCTTCACCATGGGCGCGCGGCCCATCGCCAACATGAACGCGCTGCGCTTCGGCAGCCCCGACCACCCGAAGACCCGCCACCTGATCTCGGGCGTGGTCGCCGGCATCGGCGGCTACGGCAATTGCGTCGGCGTGCCGACGGTCGGCGGCGAGACCAATTTCCACCCGTCCTACAACGGCAACATCCTGGTCAACGCGATGACCGTGGGGTTGGCCGAGACCGACCGGATCTTCTACTCGGCCGCCGCCGGCGTCGGCAATCCGGTGGTCTATGTCGGGTCCAAGACCGGCCGCGACGGAATCCACGGCGCCACCATGGCCTCGGCCGAATTCACCGAGGACAGCGAGGAGAAGCGTCCGACCGTGCAGGTCGGCGACCCCTTCACCGAGAAGCTGCTGATCGAGGCCTGCCTGGAACTGATGGCGACCGACGCCATCGTGGCGATCCAGGACATGGGTGCCGCCGGCCTGACCTCCTCCTCGGTGGAGATGGCCGACAAGGGCGGCCTCGGCATCGAGCTGGACCTGGACACGGTGCCGCAGCGCGAGACCGGCATGACCCCGTACGAGATCATGCTGTCCGAGAGCCAGGAACGCATGCTGATCGTCCTCAAGCCGGGCCGCGAGGATCTGGCGAAGGCGATCTTCGACAAGTGGGAGTTGGACTTCGCCGTGATCGGCCGGGTCACCGACAGCGGTCGCCTCGTCCTGAGGATGCATGGCGAGACCTATTGCGACCTGGAAGTGGCTCCGCTGGTCGATCGCGCGCCCGTCTACGAACGCCCGTGGGAGCCCACGCCGGCGCAGGCCGACATCGATGCCGCCGAGGTTCCCCTGCCCGCCCCCGCCACCGAGATCCTGCACCGCCTGATCGGCAGCCCGGACCTGGCGTCGCGCCGCTGGATCTGGGAGCAGTACGACAGCCAAGTCGGCGCCGACACGGTCGCGGCGTCGGGCGGCGATGCCGCGGTGGTGCGCGTCCACGGGACGAACAAGGCGCTGGCCATCACGACCGACTGCACGCCCCGCTACTGCTTCGCCGATCCGGTCCGCGGCGGCGCCCAGGCGGTGGCCGAGGCGTGGCGCAACCTGACCGCGGTCGGCGCCAAGCCGCTGGCGATCACCGACAACATGAACTTCGGCAATCCGCAGAAGCCGCGGATCATGGGCCAGTTCGCCGGGTGCATCCAGGGCATGGCGGACGCCTGCACCGTGCTGGATTTCCCGGTCGTGTCGGGGAATGTCAGCCTCTACAACGAGACCAACGGCGAGGCGATCCTGCCCACCCCGGCGATCGGCGGCGTCGGCATCCTGCCCGACGCGTCGCTGGCCGTCTCCCTCGCGTTCAAGGCACCGGACCAGGCGATCCTGCTGGTCGGCGAGACGCGGGGCCATGTCGGGCAGTCGCTTTATCTGAGGGAGATCCACGGCCGCGAGGAAGGCTCGCCGCCGCCGGTCGACCTTGCGGCCGAACGCCGCAACGGCGATCTGGTCCGCGACCTGATCCGCGACCGCGCCGTCACGGCCTGCCACGACGTCTCGGACGGCGGCCTGCTGGTGGCGCTGGCGGAGATGGCGATGGCCGGCCGGATCGGCGCCGCGATCGACCTGCCGGACGGTGTCGGCGCAGCCGGTTTCCTGTTCGGCGAGGACCAGGGCCGTTATGTCGTCACCTCGTCCGACGCCGACGCCGTGATCGGTCGAGCGAACGCGGCCGGCGTGCCGGTGCGGCGTCTCGGCGTGACCGGCGGCACCACGTTGACACTCGGTGCGGGTGACGCCATATCGGTTGATGGCCTTAGAACGGCACATGAAGCCTGGCTGCCGTCGATCATGGCAGGCGGTGCGGATTAA
- the purQ gene encoding phosphoribosylformylglycinamidine synthase subunit PurQ yields the protein MKAAVIVFPGSNCDRDVSVALEHATGAKPAMVWHRDSDLPPVDLIVVPGGFSYGDYLRSGAMAAKSPVMREVVARARAGVRVLGICNGFQILTEAGLLPGALMRNAGLKFICRTVDLRVENAESAFTSAFSEGQVVRFPVAHHDGNYFADADTLAQIEDAGMVAFRYVAPGGVIDASGNPNGSANAIAGLFNETRTVLGMMPHPERACEPLHGNTDGKPLFDGLVEALS from the coding sequence ATGAAGGCCGCCGTCATTGTATTCCCCGGCTCCAACTGCGACCGCGACGTCAGCGTCGCTTTGGAGCACGCCACGGGCGCCAAGCCCGCCATGGTCTGGCACCGCGACAGCGACCTTCCCCCGGTCGATCTGATCGTCGTTCCGGGCGGATTCTCCTACGGCGACTATCTGCGCAGCGGCGCGATGGCCGCCAAATCCCCGGTGATGCGCGAGGTCGTGGCCCGGGCCAGGGCCGGCGTCCGCGTGCTTGGGATCTGCAACGGCTTCCAGATCCTGACGGAGGCGGGCCTGCTTCCCGGCGCGCTGATGCGCAACGCCGGGCTGAAGTTCATCTGCCGGACGGTCGACCTGCGGGTCGAGAACGCGGAGAGCGCCTTCACCTCGGCCTTTTCGGAGGGGCAGGTCGTCCGCTTCCCGGTCGCCCACCACGACGGCAACTATTTCGCCGACGCCGATACGCTCGCCCAGATCGAGGACGCCGGCATGGTGGCCTTCCGCTACGTGGCACCCGGCGGCGTGATCGACGCGTCGGGCAACCCGAACGGCTCGGCCAACGCCATAGCCGGACTGTTCAACGAGACCCGCACCGTGCTGGGCATGATGCCGCACCCCGAGCGGGCCTGCGAGCCGCTGCACGGCAACACCGACGGGAAGCCCCTGTTCGACGGACTGGTGGAGGCCCTGTCGTGA
- a CDS encoding amidase: protein MTANLELTRFSASDLRHRIDRGEVRAVEVAEAHLEAIAAREEEVRAWTFLDPDHVMLQARMLDSLRSSGRPTGPLHGIPVGVKDIIDTRDMPTCNGTPLDAGRRPQDDAFIVSRLREAGAIVMGKTATTELAVMNPCDTRNPHDPGRTPGGSSSGSAAAVAASMVPLAVGTQTNGSVIRPASFCGVVGYKPSRGTISRRGVLVQSPALDSVGVFARSVEDAALLGDVLAVYDERDPAMRPTARPQLMEGAAATPPLAPVLAFVPSPVWDRAEPATREAFGELRDELGDGIDQVDLPEPFDRAHGLHRTIMLADIARNFSRYAERGRDQLSPLLQGMIDEGRTLLAVDYSLALDWTEVLNSALDRIFDRYDAIVTPATTGEAPAGLTTTGDPVFCTIWTYCGVPAITLPLLQGENGLPVGVQLVGRRGGDARLLRTASWLMRRFGMATPI from the coding sequence ATGACTGCGAACCTGGAACTGACGCGCTTCTCCGCCAGCGACCTACGCCACCGGATCGACCGGGGCGAGGTCCGGGCCGTCGAAGTCGCGGAAGCCCACCTGGAAGCCATCGCCGCGCGGGAGGAGGAGGTCCGGGCGTGGACCTTCCTCGATCCCGACCACGTCATGCTCCAGGCGCGGATGCTCGACAGCCTCCGCTCCTCCGGACGGCCGACCGGACCGCTCCACGGCATCCCGGTCGGCGTGAAGGACATCATCGACACCCGCGACATGCCGACCTGCAACGGCACGCCGCTGGATGCCGGCAGAAGGCCGCAGGACGACGCCTTCATCGTCTCGCGGCTCCGGGAAGCCGGCGCCATCGTCATGGGCAAGACGGCCACGACCGAACTGGCCGTCATGAATCCCTGCGACACCCGCAATCCGCACGATCCCGGGCGGACGCCCGGCGGCTCTTCCTCCGGGTCGGCGGCGGCGGTCGCGGCGTCGATGGTGCCGCTTGCCGTCGGAACGCAGACCAACGGATCCGTGATCCGCCCGGCGTCGTTCTGCGGCGTCGTGGGCTACAAGCCGAGCCGGGGCACGATCTCGCGGCGCGGCGTGCTGGTCCAGTCGCCGGCGCTGGACAGCGTCGGCGTCTTCGCCCGGAGCGTCGAAGACGCGGCCCTGCTGGGCGACGTGCTGGCCGTCTACGACGAGCGCGACCCGGCCATGCGGCCGACCGCCCGGCCGCAGCTCATGGAAGGCGCTGCGGCGACGCCGCCGCTGGCGCCCGTGCTGGCCTTCGTGCCGTCGCCCGTCTGGGACCGAGCGGAACCGGCGACCCGGGAGGCCTTCGGCGAACTCCGCGACGAGCTGGGCGACGGGATCGACCAGGTCGACCTGCCGGAACCGTTCGACCGGGCGCACGGACTGCACCGGACGATCATGCTGGCCGACATCGCCCGCAACTTCTCCCGCTACGCCGAGCGGGGCCGGGACCAGCTCAGCCCGCTGCTCCAAGGCATGATCGACGAGGGGCGCACCCTTCTGGCCGTCGACTACTCGCTCGCCCTGGACTGGACGGAAGTCCTGAACAGCGCGCTCGACCGCATCTTCGACCGGTACGACGCGATCGTCACGCCGGCCACCACCGGCGAGGCCCCGGCGGGCCTGACCACCACCGGAGACCCGGTCTTCTGCACCATCTGGACCTATTGCGGCGTCCCGGCGATCACCCTGCCCCTCCTCCAGGGGGAGAACGGTTTGCCGGTCGGCGTCCAGCTGGTCGGCCGGCGCGGCGGGGACGCCCGGCTCCTTCGGACCGCAAGCTGGCTGATGCGCCGCTTCGGCATGGCTACACCCATTTGA
- a CDS encoding TRAP transporter large permease yields MSDPQVALLMLGSFLFVILLGFPIAFTLMAMGVGFGYYAYYDAERMRTIFDNRIFDLFVNQTYSVMANDVLTAVPLFLFMGYVVERANIVDRLFQTIYIAARRVPGSMAVAALITCALFATATGIVGAVVTLMGLLAFPAMLKARYDTSFASGVICAGGTLGILIPPSIMLIVYAATSGVSIVRLYAGALLPGLMLAGLYLVYVVIRAVLQPSVAPKPRDEDIGDVPIGKLLVMLATSFLPLAVLILSVLGAILFGLATPSEAAAIGALGGLVLAAAYGSLTWDRLRQSVYLTVRTSAMVCWLFVGSWTFSSVFSYLGGEGVITEFVTGLDLTPLQFLLLAQLIIFLLGWPLEWSEIIIIFVPIFLPLLPHFGIDPLFFGILIALNLQTSFLTPPMAMSAYYLKGIAPPHVQLVQIFKGCMPFLFLVFLSMIILYMFPQIAYFLPNLVYGQ; encoded by the coding sequence ATGTCCGACCCACAAGTAGCCCTGCTGATGCTGGGCTCGTTCCTTTTCGTGATCCTCCTCGGCTTTCCGATCGCCTTCACCCTGATGGCGATGGGCGTCGGGTTCGGCTACTATGCCTATTATGACGCCGAGCGGATGCGGACGATCTTCGACAACCGCATCTTCGACCTGTTCGTCAACCAGACCTATTCGGTCATGGCGAACGACGTGCTGACCGCGGTGCCGCTGTTCCTGTTCATGGGATATGTGGTCGAACGGGCGAACATCGTCGACCGGCTCTTCCAGACGATCTACATCGCGGCGCGCCGGGTTCCGGGCTCCATGGCCGTGGCGGCACTGATCACCTGCGCCCTGTTCGCGACGGCCACCGGCATCGTCGGCGCGGTGGTGACGCTGATGGGCCTGCTGGCGTTCCCGGCCATGCTCAAGGCGCGCTACGACACCAGCTTCGCCTCCGGCGTGATCTGCGCAGGCGGAACGCTCGGCATCCTGATCCCGCCGTCGATCATGCTGATCGTCTACGCCGCGACGTCGGGCGTCTCGATCGTCCGGCTGTACGCGGGCGCGCTGCTGCCCGGCCTGATGCTGGCGGGGCTTTACCTCGTCTATGTCGTCATCCGCGCCGTGCTTCAACCGTCCGTCGCTCCCAAGCCGCGGGACGAGGACATCGGCGACGTTCCGATCGGCAAGCTGCTGGTCATGCTGGCGACGTCGTTCCTTCCCCTGGCGGTGCTGATCCTGTCGGTGCTGGGAGCCATCCTGTTCGGGCTGGCGACTCCGTCCGAAGCGGCCGCCATCGGCGCGCTGGGCGGCCTCGTCCTGGCGGCGGCCTACGGATCGCTGACCTGGGACCGGTTGAGGCAGTCCGTCTACCTGACCGTCCGCACCTCGGCGATGGTGTGCTGGCTGTTCGTCGGGTCCTGGACCTTCTCCTCCGTTTTCTCCTATCTGGGCGGCGAAGGGGTCATCACCGAATTCGTCACCGGCCTGGACCTGACGCCGCTACAGTTCCTGCTGCTGGCGCAGCTGATCATCTTCCTGCTCGGCTGGCCGCTGGAGTGGTCCGAGATCATCATCATCTTCGTGCCGATCTTCCTGCCGCTGCTGCCGCATTTCGGGATCGACCCGCTGTTCTTCGGCATCCTGATCGCGCTCAACCTCCAGACCTCGTTCCTGACCCCGCCCATGGCGATGTCGGCCTATTACCTGAAGGGGATAGCACCGCCCCATGTCCAGCTCGTCCAGATCTTCAAGGGATGCATGCCGTTCCTCTTCCTGGTGTTCCTGTCGATGATCATCCTCTACATGTTCCCGCAGATCGCCTATTTCCTGCCCAACCTGGTCTATGGTCAGTAA
- a CDS encoding TRAP transporter small permease subunit translates to MIRYIEFADRLSAWIGKAFAWAIVVMTFGVSYEVFVRYFLDNPTTWAFDITYMMYGALFMMGGAYTLSRDGHVRGDFVYRLWRPRTQATVELVLYFLFFFPGIIALVLAGWKYASRSWRYAEVSVMSPAGIPIFQFKSIIVAAGVLLLIQGIAQVFRCILCIRTGEWMRVRDEIEETETALAKSLATGSLPHGSEAVDIVTPMHNKTNGDRRG, encoded by the coding sequence ATGATCCGGTACATCGAGTTTGCCGATCGCCTGTCCGCATGGATCGGCAAGGCGTTCGCCTGGGCGATCGTCGTCATGACGTTCGGCGTCAGCTACGAGGTTTTCGTCCGCTACTTCCTCGACAATCCCACGACCTGGGCGTTCGACATCACCTACATGATGTACGGCGCCCTGTTCATGATGGGTGGGGCCTACACCTTGTCCCGCGACGGGCACGTGCGCGGCGACTTCGTCTACCGGCTGTGGCGTCCCCGGACGCAGGCGACCGTCGAGCTGGTGCTTTACTTCCTGTTCTTCTTTCCCGGGATCATCGCGCTGGTCCTGGCGGGCTGGAAATACGCCTCGCGGTCCTGGCGCTATGCCGAGGTCAGCGTGATGAGCCCGGCCGGCATCCCGATCTTCCAATTCAAGTCGATCATCGTCGCCGCCGGCGTCCTTCTCCTGATCCAGGGGATCGCCCAGGTTTTCCGCTGCATCCTCTGCATCCGGACCGGCGAATGGATGCGGGTCCGCGACGAGATCGAGGAAACCGAAACGGCGCTGGCGAAGTCTCTCGCCACCGGCAGCCTTCCCCATGGATCCGAGGCGGTGGATATCGTCACGCCCATGCATAATAAGACCAACGGCGACAGGCGGGGCTGA
- a CDS encoding TRAP transporter substrate-binding protein, with product MKTEETTVSRRKFLRTGALGAGAAAGALAAPAVVTAQSPIVLKMQTSWPSSDIFQDMAKQYVERVEAMSGGRLRIDLLPAGAVVGAFQVQDACHDGIIDAAHTVPVYWYGKHKAASLFGTGPVWGGSATNLLAWIHKGGGQEFYRELTQDILGLNVVGFFGFPMPAQPLGWFKKEIAGAGDVSGLKYRTVGLAADLMQAMGMRVTQLPGGEIVPAMERGVIDAFEFNNPTSDMRFGAQDVAKNYMLSSYHQASESFEFIFNKDRFERLDKDLQAILRYAVESASTANTALALDQYSADLQKLQKESGVKVVRTPADVLAKQLEAWDKLIPQLEGDAFMKRVMDSQRAWTERTVFYQLMNDPDYKLAFNHYFPSKIAL from the coding sequence ATGAAGACCGAAGAGACCACGGTATCGCGCCGCAAGTTTCTGCGCACCGGCGCCCTGGGGGCGGGTGCCGCCGCCGGAGCGCTTGCCGCTCCCGCCGTCGTGACTGCCCAGTCCCCGATCGTGCTCAAGATGCAGACCTCGTGGCCCTCCTCGGACATTTTCCAGGACATGGCGAAGCAATATGTCGAGCGAGTCGAGGCCATGTCCGGCGGGCGACTCAGGATCGACCTGCTGCCCGCAGGCGCCGTGGTCGGCGCCTTCCAGGTCCAGGACGCCTGCCACGACGGCATCATCGACGCCGCCCACACCGTCCCCGTCTACTGGTACGGCAAGCACAAGGCGGCCTCCCTGTTCGGCACCGGCCCGGTCTGGGGCGGCAGCGCCACCAACCTGCTGGCCTGGATCCACAAGGGCGGCGGGCAGGAATTCTACCGCGAACTGACCCAGGACATCCTGGGGCTCAACGTCGTCGGCTTCTTCGGCTTCCCGATGCCGGCCCAGCCGCTCGGCTGGTTCAAGAAGGAAATCGCCGGGGCCGGCGACGTCAGCGGCCTGAAGTACCGGACGGTCGGCTTGGCCGCCGACCTGATGCAGGCCATGGGCATGCGGGTCACCCAGCTCCCCGGCGGTGAAATCGTCCCGGCGATGGAGCGCGGCGTCATCGACGCGTTCGAGTTCAACAACCCGACCTCCGACATGCGCTTCGGCGCCCAGGACGTGGCCAAGAACTACATGCTGTCCTCGTACCACCAGGCCAGCGAGTCGTTCGAGTTCATCTTCAACAAGGATCGGTTCGAGCGGCTCGACAAGGATCTCCAGGCGATCCTTCGCTACGCCGTCGAATCGGCGAGCACGGCGAACACCGCCCTGGCCCTCGACCAGTACTCGGCCGACCTGCAGAAGCTGCAGAAGGAGTCGGGCGTCAAGGTGGTCCGCACCCCGGCCGACGTGCTCGCCAAGCAGCTCGAAGCCTGGGACAAGCTCATCCCGCAGCTCGAGGGCGACGCGTTCATGAAGCGCGTGATGGACAGCCAGCGCGCCTGGACCGAACGCACCGTGTTCTACCAGCTGATGAACGATCCCGACTACAAGCTGGCCTTCAACCACTACTTCCCGAGCAAGATCGCCCTCTGA
- a CDS encoding YceI family protein: MIGSMTRSARCLAIGAFALTASLALSLPASAAPRDYRIDPEHASFGFLVSHIGYADVLGMFRDVAGSFRFDEETQAISDVKVTVKTASVFTNHDKRDEHLRKEDFFWSERHPEMTFVMTSAQKTGERTGKMTGDLTLRGVTRPVTLDVTLNKVGEYPFGGGLFGRPNYVAGVSARGTIRRSEWGMVYGTDNGWVGDEVQLIIELEGIRQN; encoded by the coding sequence ATGATCGGCTCCATGACCCGGAGCGCCCGGTGCTTGGCGATAGGCGCCTTCGCCCTCACGGCCTCCCTGGCCCTGTCTTTGCCGGCCAGCGCCGCCCCGCGCGACTACCGGATCGATCCGGAACACGCCTCGTTCGGTTTTCTCGTCTCCCACATCGGCTATGCCGACGTGCTCGGCATGTTCCGGGACGTTGCCGGCAGCTTCCGCTTCGACGAGGAGACCCAGGCCATTTCCGACGTCAAGGTGACGGTCAAGACCGCCAGCGTCTTCACCAATCACGACAAACGCGACGAGCATCTGCGCAAGGAAGACTTCTTCTGGTCCGAACGGCACCCGGAGATGACCTTCGTCATGACATCGGCGCAGAAGACCGGCGAGCGGACCGGCAAGATGACCGGTGACCTCACCCTGCGCGGCGTCACCCGGCCGGTGACATTGGACGTCACCCTCAACAAGGTCGGCGAGTATCCCTTCGGGGGAGGGTTGTTCGGCAGGCCGAACTACGTCGCCGGAGTCTCCGCCCGCGGCACCATCCGGCGGAGCGAATGGGGCATGGTGTACGGGACCGACAATGGCTGGGTCGGAGACGAGGTGCAGTTGATCATCGAACTCGAGGGCATCCGCCAGAACTAG
- a CDS encoding DNA-3-methyladenine glycosylase family protein — translation MSPHDRAVDSLLSRDPLFRRCLEARGPLPEPVPRTPSGFPGLLRIILEQQVSTLAAEAMWRKLCAAAGTLPTPEAVLALPDDTLKACGFSRQKIDYARGLAGEVASGRLDMDLIDRLPDDEALEALVRVKGIGRWSAEIYLLLVLCRPDVWPVDDLAVALGLQWLLDREVRPPRDELLALGDPWRPYRSTAARLVWHYYLSVAPERRRRARGSPALAAEGISPK, via the coding sequence GTGAGTCCCCACGACCGGGCGGTTGATTCCCTGCTCTCCCGGGACCCGTTGTTCCGGCGGTGCCTTGAGGCCAGGGGACCGCTGCCCGAACCCGTCCCCCGGACTCCCTCCGGCTTCCCCGGACTGCTGCGCATCATCCTGGAGCAACAGGTCTCGACCCTGGCGGCCGAGGCCATGTGGCGAAAGCTGTGCGCGGCAGCCGGTACGCTTCCGACGCCCGAAGCGGTGCTGGCGCTGCCCGACGACACGCTGAAGGCCTGCGGCTTCAGCCGTCAGAAGATCGACTATGCCCGCGGCTTGGCCGGCGAGGTGGCGTCCGGCCGGCTGGACATGGATCTTATAGACCGCCTGCCGGACGACGAGGCGCTGGAAGCGCTGGTCCGGGTGAAGGGCATCGGCCGCTGGAGCGCCGAGATCTATCTGCTGCTCGTGCTGTGCCGGCCCGACGTCTGGCCGGTGGACGACCTTGCGGTCGCCCTCGGGCTGCAGTGGCTGCTCGACCGCGAGGTTCGACCCCCGCGCGACGAACTCCTGGCGCTGGGCGATCCCTGGCGCCCCTACCGAAGCACCGCCGCCCGCCTCGTCTGGCATTACTATCTCTCGGTCGCGCCGGAGCGGCGACGGCGTGCGCGCGGCTCGCCGGCACTGGCGGCGGAGGGCATTTCGCCTAAATAA